The region GATGTCCAACTTTTAATGTTTTGACTTTAGCTACAAAATCTTTTTTAAATTTTTGATAAATAGAATCTTCAACAAAAATTCTGCTTCCACATAAACAAATCTGACCTTGATTAGCAAATGAGGATCGAACAGTAGTATTTAACATATCATCATAATCACAATCTGCAAAAATGATGTTTGGGTTTTTCCCGCCTAATTCTAACGATAACTTTTTAAACATAGGTGCAGCTACTTTAGCTATATGTGCTCCTGTTGCAGTGCCTCCAGTAAAGCTAATGGCTTTGATGTCTTCATGTTCTATAATAGCCTGTCCAGTTGTTGTACCAAGTCCATGCACAATATTTAAAACACCTTTTGGTAGTCCTGCTTCATTACAGATTTCGCCTAATAAATACGCTGTCATTGGAGTGACTTCACTTGGTTTGGCAACGACGCAATTACCTGCAGCGATTGCTGGTGCAATTTTCCATGTAAATAAATAGAGAGGCAAATTCCAAGGAGAAATACAACCAACAACACCAATAGGTTGTCGTAAAGTATAATTTACTGCTTGTTGTCCAACACTTTCGTGACTTTCGCTAGCAAACTGCGTTATTGCATTACCAAAAAAGCGAAAGTTACTGGCTGCTCTTGGAATATCTACTGCTTTTGCTAAACTTATTGGCTTACCATTGTCTTTGCTTTCTGCTTCAGCGAAGCGTTGTAAGTTGGCCTCTAATAATTCTGAAATTTTAATAAGTAGTCTACTACGTTCTTCTAGTGTGGTTTGCGACCAAACTGGAAAGGCTGATTTTGCAGCTATATAAGCGTTTTCTACATCTGCTTTTGAAGAGTTAGGAATTTGTCCGTTAACTTCTCCATTGCTAGGATTATAGTTGTTTATCCATTGGTCTTCAATAGGATTGTGAAAGTTTCCGTTTATGTAGTTTTTGATATTCATTTTTTTTATCTGGTCAAGAGCAGTCGAGACCTAATTTAAGTAACCTCTCGACTGCGCTCGAGGAGACTTTAGATTTATAAATTAACTTCCAACATAGGCAACAACCTTAATTTCTACTACTAAGTCTGGATGTGGTAATTGATGTACAGCTACTGTTGTTCTGGTTGGTCCTGTTTCTTTGTCAAAAAATTCGGCATATGCTTTATTGTAATCTGCAAAGTCATTCATGTTTACTAAAAAGGAGGTAACATCTACAACATCTTTTAAACTAGCGCCAACTTTTTTAAGATTGGTGTCTATGTTTTTTAAAACTTCTTGCGTTTGTGTGTAGGCGTTTAGTTTTTTAGTTCCCATCTCGTCGATAATATCTACTCCAGCAATACTGTTATCTGATCTTCGAGAACTGGTTCCTGAAACGAAAATGAAATTGCCAACTTGTTTTACATGTGGATAGGCTCCTCTTGGTGTTACTTTAGTTCCTTGGTTCATTTGTTTATTTTTTGTCATCCTGAACTTGTTTCAGGATCTCATTATTTATTCTTTCAGCTTATCTCAATTTATTTTTAATTAGCTAACTGTTAACTATTTCAACCCAGCAATTCTATCATCTTCAAGAATGGCTTCAGTTTCTATTTTTACTTTGCTTAAAACATCTTTTAAATTATCTGAGGGTTTAATAATTCCATCAGACAACATATTTAAAATGGCTTTGTCTTGAGCACGACCACGTAGCATAGCTTCACGATAACCAATATGCTCATTGAAAGTTACTAAACTATATTTAGATGAATACTCGTTTGGGAATTCTTTTTCTAAAGCTTGTTCTATTTTTCGCTTTTCCTGAAATATGGCTTGACCAACATGATCTTTCATTTCATGAAAATTATCAACAGCTAAATCTGCAATTGCATCGGTATCTTTTTTTCTTGTTTTTTCGTATTCTGAAAAGACTGTTTCCCAATTGCCTTCAAATTTGTCTAGAACAGCATCAAATTCGACAACGTCTTCAAAAGACGCATTCATACCTTGTCCATAAAAAGGAACAATTGCGTGTGCGGAATCACCCATTAATAGTGTGTTACCCTTATAGTGCCAAGGAGAACATTTTACAGTTCCTAAAGGTGC is a window of Olleya sp. YS DNA encoding:
- a CDS encoding aldehyde dehydrogenase, yielding MNIKNYINGNFHNPIEDQWINNYNPSNGEVNGQIPNSSKADVENAYIAAKSAFPVWSQTTLEERSRLLIKISELLEANLQRFAEAESKDNGKPISLAKAVDIPRAASNFRFFGNAITQFASESHESVGQQAVNYTLRQPIGVVGCISPWNLPLYLFTWKIAPAIAAGNCVVAKPSEVTPMTAYLLGEICNEAGLPKGVLNIVHGLGTTTGQAIIEHEDIKAISFTGGTATGAHIAKVAAPMFKKLSLELGGKNPNIIFADCDYDDMLNTTVRSSFANQGQICLCGSRIFVEDSIYQKFKKDFVAKVKTLKVGHPSEASTNIGALVSKPHLEKVKDYIDIAKQENGTVLCGGNQVTVKGFENGYYLEPTVIEVQSDDCRVNQEEIFGPVVTIMPFKTEDQVLQMANKVKYGLSATLWTNNLKRTMRMTNQLQAGIVWVNTWMMRDLRTPFGGIKASGVGREGGFEALRFFTEAKNVCIKY
- a CDS encoding RidA family protein: MTKNKQMNQGTKVTPRGAYPHVKQVGNFIFVSGTSSRRSDNSIAGVDIIDEMGTKKLNAYTQTQEVLKNIDTNLKKVGASLKDVVDVTSFLVNMNDFADYNKAYAEFFDKETGPTRTTVAVHQLPHPDLVVEIKVVAYVGS